A window from Camelus bactrianus isolate YW-2024 breed Bactrian camel chromosome 23, ASM4877302v1, whole genome shotgun sequence encodes these proteins:
- the RABIF gene encoding guanine nucleotide exchange factor MSS4 isoform X1, with protein MDPVAPRSELVSAEGRNRKAVLCQRCGSRVLQPGTALFSRRQLFLPSMRKKPALADGSSPEGDLLQEHWLVDDMFIFENVGFTKDVGNVKFLVCADCEIGPIGWHCLDDKKSFYVALERVSHE; from the exons ATGGATCCTGTGGCGCCGCGGAGCGAGCTGGTGTCGGCCGAGGGCCGGAACCGGAAGGCGGTGCTGTGCCAGCGCTGCGGCTCCCGCGTGCTGCAGCCCGGCACCGCGCTCTTCTCCCGCCGGCAG cttttccttccctccatgaGGAAGAAGCCGGCGCTGGCTGATGGCAGCAGCCCCGAGGGTGACCTCCTCCAGGAGCACTGGCTGGTTGACGACATGTTCATCTTTGAGAACGTGGGCTTCACCAAGGACGTGGGCAACGTGAAGTTCCTTGTCTGCGCAGACTGTGAAATCGGACCCATCGGTTGGCATTGCCTGGACGACAAGAAGAGTTTCTATGTGGCCTTGGAGCGGGTTTCCCATGAGTAA
- the KLHL12 gene encoding kelch-like protein 12 isoform X3 translates to MDVKKLEASVGFLDVRGFLDTCQLQNPRTPFILSPYCLMGGIMAPKDIMTNTHAKSILNSMNSLRKSNTLCDVTLRVEQKDFPAHRIVLAACSDYFCAMFTSELSEKGKPYVDIQGLTASTMEILLDFVYTETVHVTVENVQELLPAACLLQLKGVKQACCEFLESQLDPSNCLGIRDFAETHNCVDLMQAAEVFSQKHFPEVVQHEEFILLSQGEVEKLIKCDEIQVDSEEPVFEAVINWVKHAKKEREESLPDLLQYVRMPLLTPRYITDVIDAEPFIRCSLQCRDLVDEAKKFHLRPELRSQMQGPRTRARLGANEVLLVVGGFGSQQSPIDVVEKYDPKTQEWSFLPSITRKRRYVASVSLHDRIYVIGGYDGRSRLSSVECLDYTADEDGVWYSVAPMNVRRGLAGATTLGDMIYVSGGFDGSRRHTSMERYDPNIDQWSMLGDMQTAREGAGLVVASGVIYCLGGYDGLNILNSVEKYDPHTGHWTNITPMATKRSGAGVALLNDHIYVVGGFDGTAHLSSVEAYNIRTDSWTTVTSMTTPRCYVGATVLRGRLYAIAGYDGNSLLSSIECYDPVIDSWEVVTSMGTQRCDAGVCVLREK, encoded by the exons ATGGACGTGAAGAAATTGGAAGCCTCCGTAGGTTTTCTTGACGTGAGAGGGTTCCTGGATACCTGTCAG TTGCAGAATCCAAGGACCCCTTTCATCCTTTCTCCATACTGCTTGATGGGAGGCATTATGGCCCCCAAAGACATAATGACAAATACTCATGCTAAATCCATCCTCAATTCAATGAACTCCCTCAGGAAGAGCAACACCCTGTGTGATGTGACGCTGAGAGTAGAGCAGAAAGACTTCCCTGCCCATCGGATCGTGCTGGCTGCCTGTAGCGATTACTTCTGCGCCATGTTCACTAGTGAG CTTTCAGAGAAGGGGAAACCGTACGTTGATATCCAGGGTTTAACTGCCTCTACCATGGAAATCCTGTTGGACTTTGTGTACACAGAAACCGTGCACGTGACAGTAGAGAACGTCCAAGAACTGCTCCCTGCAGCCTGCCTGCTGCAGCTGAAAG GTGTGAAGCAAGCCTGCTGTGAATTCTTGGAAAGCCAGCTGGACCCTTCCAACTGCCTGGGTATCAGGGACTTTGCTGAAACTCACAACTGTGTTGACCTGATGCAAGCAGCTGAGGTGTTTAGCCAGAAGCATTTTCCTGAAGTGGTGCAGCATGAAGAGTTCATTCTTCTAAGTCAAGGGGAGGTGGAGAAGCTGATCAAGTGTGATGAAATTCAG GTGGATTCTGAAGAGCCAGTCTTCGAGGCTGTCATCAACTGGGTGAAGCACGCCAAGAAGGAGCGCGAGGAGTCGTTGCCAGACCTGCTGCAGTATGTCCGCATGCCCCTCCTGACCCCCAGGTACATCACCGACGTCATAGATGCCGAG CCTTTCATCCGCTGCAGTTTACAGTGCAGGGACCTTGTGGATGAAGCAAAGAAGTTCCATCTGAGGCCTGAACTGCGCAGTCAGATGCAGGGTCCCAGGACAAGGGCCCGTCTAG GAGCCAATGAAGTGCTTCTGGTCGTCGGGGGCTTTGGAAGCCAGCAGTCTCCCATCGACGTGGTAGAGAAATATGACCCCAAGACTCAGGAGTGGAGCTTTCTGCCA AGCATCACTCGAAAGAGACGGTACGTGGCCTCAGTGTCCCTGCATGACCGGATCTATGTGATTGGTGGCTATGACGGCCGTTCCCGCCTCAGTTCAGTGGAGTGTCTCGACTACacagcagatgaggatggggtcTGGTATTCTGTGGCCCCTATGAATGTCCGGCGAGGCCTGGCTGGAGCCACCACCCTCGGAG ATATGATCTATGTCTCTGGGGGCTTTGATGGAAGCAGGCGTCACACTAGCATGGAGCGATATGACCCAAACATTGACCAGTGGAGCATGCTGGGAGACATGCAGACAGCCCGGGAAGGCGCCGGCCTTGTCGTGGCCAGCGGAGTGATCTACTGTCTAG GAGGCTATGATGGCTTGAATATCTTAAATTCAGTTGAGAAATATGACCCCCACACAGGACACTGGACTAATATCACGCCAATGGCCACCAAGCGCTCTG gtgcaggagtagCCCTGCTGAATGACCATATTTATGTGGTGGGGGGATTTGATGGCACAGCCCACCTGTCTTCTGTTGAAGCATACAACATTCGCACCGATTCCTGGACGACGGTCACTAGCATGACCACCCCGCGATGCTACGTCGGGGCCACAGTGCTTCGGGGGAGACTTTATGCAATTGCAGG TTACGACGGGAACTCCCTGCTGAGCAGCATCGAGTGCTATGACCCTGTCATCGACAGCTGGGAGGTCGTGACCTCCATGGGAACCCAGCGCTGTGACGCTGGCGTGTGTGTTCTCCGAGAGAAGTGA
- the KLHL12 gene encoding kelch-like protein 12 isoform X2 has protein sequence MFTSELSEKGKPYVDIQGLTASTMEILLDFVYTETVHVTVENVQELLPAACLLQLKGVKQACCEFLESQLDPSNCLGIRDFAETHNCVDLMQAAEVFSQKHFPEVVQHEEFILLSQGEVEKLIKCDEIQVDSEEPVFEAVINWVKHAKKEREESLPDLLQYVRMPLLTPRYITDVIDAEPFIRCSLQCRDLVDEAKKFHLRPELRSQMQGPRTRARLGANEVLLVVGGFGSQQSPIDVVEKYDPKTQEWSFLPSITRKRRYVASVSLHDRIYVIGGYDGRSRLSSVECLDYTADEDGVWYSVAPMNVRRGLAGATTLGDMIYVSGGFDGSRRHTSMERYDPNIDQWSMLGDMQTAREGAGLVVASGVIYCLGGYDGLNILNSVEKYDPHTGHWTNITPMATKRSGAGVALLNDHIYVVGGFDGTAHLSSVEAYNIRTDSWTTVTSMTTPRCYVGATVLRGRLYAIAGYDGNSLLSSIECYDPVIDSWEVVTSMGTQRCDAGVCVLREK, from the exons ATGTTCACTAGTGAG CTTTCAGAGAAGGGGAAACCGTACGTTGATATCCAGGGTTTAACTGCCTCTACCATGGAAATCCTGTTGGACTTTGTGTACACAGAAACCGTGCACGTGACAGTAGAGAACGTCCAAGAACTGCTCCCTGCAGCCTGCCTGCTGCAGCTGAAAG GTGTGAAGCAAGCCTGCTGTGAATTCTTGGAAAGCCAGCTGGACCCTTCCAACTGCCTGGGTATCAGGGACTTTGCTGAAACTCACAACTGTGTTGACCTGATGCAAGCAGCTGAGGTGTTTAGCCAGAAGCATTTTCCTGAAGTGGTGCAGCATGAAGAGTTCATTCTTCTAAGTCAAGGGGAGGTGGAGAAGCTGATCAAGTGTGATGAAATTCAG GTGGATTCTGAAGAGCCAGTCTTCGAGGCTGTCATCAACTGGGTGAAGCACGCCAAGAAGGAGCGCGAGGAGTCGTTGCCAGACCTGCTGCAGTATGTCCGCATGCCCCTCCTGACCCCCAGGTACATCACCGACGTCATAGATGCCGAG CCTTTCATCCGCTGCAGTTTACAGTGCAGGGACCTTGTGGATGAAGCAAAGAAGTTCCATCTGAGGCCTGAACTGCGCAGTCAGATGCAGGGTCCCAGGACAAGGGCCCGTCTAG GAGCCAATGAAGTGCTTCTGGTCGTCGGGGGCTTTGGAAGCCAGCAGTCTCCCATCGACGTGGTAGAGAAATATGACCCCAAGACTCAGGAGTGGAGCTTTCTGCCA AGCATCACTCGAAAGAGACGGTACGTGGCCTCAGTGTCCCTGCATGACCGGATCTATGTGATTGGTGGCTATGACGGCCGTTCCCGCCTCAGTTCAGTGGAGTGTCTCGACTACacagcagatgaggatggggtcTGGTATTCTGTGGCCCCTATGAATGTCCGGCGAGGCCTGGCTGGAGCCACCACCCTCGGAG ATATGATCTATGTCTCTGGGGGCTTTGATGGAAGCAGGCGTCACACTAGCATGGAGCGATATGACCCAAACATTGACCAGTGGAGCATGCTGGGAGACATGCAGACAGCCCGGGAAGGCGCCGGCCTTGTCGTGGCCAGCGGAGTGATCTACTGTCTAG GAGGCTATGATGGCTTGAATATCTTAAATTCAGTTGAGAAATATGACCCCCACACAGGACACTGGACTAATATCACGCCAATGGCCACCAAGCGCTCTG gtgcaggagtagCCCTGCTGAATGACCATATTTATGTGGTGGGGGGATTTGATGGCACAGCCCACCTGTCTTCTGTTGAAGCATACAACATTCGCACCGATTCCTGGACGACGGTCACTAGCATGACCACCCCGCGATGCTACGTCGGGGCCACAGTGCTTCGGGGGAGACTTTATGCAATTGCAGG TTACGACGGGAACTCCCTGCTGAGCAGCATCGAGTGCTATGACCCTGTCATCGACAGCTGGGAGGTCGTGACCTCCATGGGAACCCAGCGCTGTGACGCTGGCGTGTGTGTTCTCCGAGAGAAGTGA
- the RABIF gene encoding guanine nucleotide exchange factor MSS4 isoform X2, whose translation MDPVAPRSELVSAEGRNRKAVLCQRCGSRVLQPGTALFSRRQKPALADGSSPEGDLLQEHWLVDDMFIFENVGFTKDVGNVKFLVCADCEIGPIGWHCLDDKKSFYVALERVSHE comes from the exons ATGGATCCTGTGGCGCCGCGGAGCGAGCTGGTGTCGGCCGAGGGCCGGAACCGGAAGGCGGTGCTGTGCCAGCGCTGCGGCTCCCGCGTGCTGCAGCCCGGCACCGCGCTCTTCTCCCGCCGGCAG AAGCCGGCGCTGGCTGATGGCAGCAGCCCCGAGGGTGACCTCCTCCAGGAGCACTGGCTGGTTGACGACATGTTCATCTTTGAGAACGTGGGCTTCACCAAGGACGTGGGCAACGTGAAGTTCCTTGTCTGCGCAGACTGTGAAATCGGACCCATCGGTTGGCATTGCCTGGACGACAAGAAGAGTTTCTATGTGGCCTTGGAGCGGGTTTCCCATGAGTAA
- the KLHL12 gene encoding kelch-like protein 12 isoform X1: MGGIMAPKDIMTNTHAKSILNSMNSLRKSNTLCDVTLRVEQKDFPAHRIVLAACSDYFCAMFTSELSEKGKPYVDIQGLTASTMEILLDFVYTETVHVTVENVQELLPAACLLQLKGVKQACCEFLESQLDPSNCLGIRDFAETHNCVDLMQAAEVFSQKHFPEVVQHEEFILLSQGEVEKLIKCDEIQVDSEEPVFEAVINWVKHAKKEREESLPDLLQYVRMPLLTPRYITDVIDAEPFIRCSLQCRDLVDEAKKFHLRPELRSQMQGPRTRARLGANEVLLVVGGFGSQQSPIDVVEKYDPKTQEWSFLPSITRKRRYVASVSLHDRIYVIGGYDGRSRLSSVECLDYTADEDGVWYSVAPMNVRRGLAGATTLGDMIYVSGGFDGSRRHTSMERYDPNIDQWSMLGDMQTAREGAGLVVASGVIYCLGGYDGLNILNSVEKYDPHTGHWTNITPMATKRSGAGVALLNDHIYVVGGFDGTAHLSSVEAYNIRTDSWTTVTSMTTPRCYVGATVLRGRLYAIAGYDGNSLLSSIECYDPVIDSWEVVTSMGTQRCDAGVCVLREK; encoded by the exons ATGGGAGGCATTATGGCCCCCAAAGACATAATGACAAATACTCATGCTAAATCCATCCTCAATTCAATGAACTCCCTCAGGAAGAGCAACACCCTGTGTGATGTGACGCTGAGAGTAGAGCAGAAAGACTTCCCTGCCCATCGGATCGTGCTGGCTGCCTGTAGCGATTACTTCTGCGCCATGTTCACTAGTGAG CTTTCAGAGAAGGGGAAACCGTACGTTGATATCCAGGGTTTAACTGCCTCTACCATGGAAATCCTGTTGGACTTTGTGTACACAGAAACCGTGCACGTGACAGTAGAGAACGTCCAAGAACTGCTCCCTGCAGCCTGCCTGCTGCAGCTGAAAG GTGTGAAGCAAGCCTGCTGTGAATTCTTGGAAAGCCAGCTGGACCCTTCCAACTGCCTGGGTATCAGGGACTTTGCTGAAACTCACAACTGTGTTGACCTGATGCAAGCAGCTGAGGTGTTTAGCCAGAAGCATTTTCCTGAAGTGGTGCAGCATGAAGAGTTCATTCTTCTAAGTCAAGGGGAGGTGGAGAAGCTGATCAAGTGTGATGAAATTCAG GTGGATTCTGAAGAGCCAGTCTTCGAGGCTGTCATCAACTGGGTGAAGCACGCCAAGAAGGAGCGCGAGGAGTCGTTGCCAGACCTGCTGCAGTATGTCCGCATGCCCCTCCTGACCCCCAGGTACATCACCGACGTCATAGATGCCGAG CCTTTCATCCGCTGCAGTTTACAGTGCAGGGACCTTGTGGATGAAGCAAAGAAGTTCCATCTGAGGCCTGAACTGCGCAGTCAGATGCAGGGTCCCAGGACAAGGGCCCGTCTAG GAGCCAATGAAGTGCTTCTGGTCGTCGGGGGCTTTGGAAGCCAGCAGTCTCCCATCGACGTGGTAGAGAAATATGACCCCAAGACTCAGGAGTGGAGCTTTCTGCCA AGCATCACTCGAAAGAGACGGTACGTGGCCTCAGTGTCCCTGCATGACCGGATCTATGTGATTGGTGGCTATGACGGCCGTTCCCGCCTCAGTTCAGTGGAGTGTCTCGACTACacagcagatgaggatggggtcTGGTATTCTGTGGCCCCTATGAATGTCCGGCGAGGCCTGGCTGGAGCCACCACCCTCGGAG ATATGATCTATGTCTCTGGGGGCTTTGATGGAAGCAGGCGTCACACTAGCATGGAGCGATATGACCCAAACATTGACCAGTGGAGCATGCTGGGAGACATGCAGACAGCCCGGGAAGGCGCCGGCCTTGTCGTGGCCAGCGGAGTGATCTACTGTCTAG GAGGCTATGATGGCTTGAATATCTTAAATTCAGTTGAGAAATATGACCCCCACACAGGACACTGGACTAATATCACGCCAATGGCCACCAAGCGCTCTG gtgcaggagtagCCCTGCTGAATGACCATATTTATGTGGTGGGGGGATTTGATGGCACAGCCCACCTGTCTTCTGTTGAAGCATACAACATTCGCACCGATTCCTGGACGACGGTCACTAGCATGACCACCCCGCGATGCTACGTCGGGGCCACAGTGCTTCGGGGGAGACTTTATGCAATTGCAGG TTACGACGGGAACTCCCTGCTGAGCAGCATCGAGTGCTATGACCCTGTCATCGACAGCTGGGAGGTCGTGACCTCCATGGGAACCCAGCGCTGTGACGCTGGCGTGTGTGTTCTCCGAGAGAAGTGA